A DNA window from Macadamia integrifolia cultivar HAES 741 chromosome 4, SCU_Mint_v3, whole genome shotgun sequence contains the following coding sequences:
- the LOC122075685 gene encoding pentatricopeptide repeat-containing protein At5g08510, which produces MDHLKQIQAHTLRNGIDHTKFLITKLLQIPNIPYAQALFDLIPKPSGFLYNKLIQAYSSHGPFEHCFSLYKRMRQENCPPNPHTFTFLFTACASLSSFPQGQMLHTQFIKFELEYDQFILTAMIDMYAKSGLLGSARQVFDEMSNRDIPSWNSMITSYARCGKLVEARELFALMPSRNVVSWTGLISGYSQNGQYEEALALFTEMMEKKDAWPNFVTIASVLPACANLGAMEIGEKIEAYARENGFMKNIFVSHGLLEMYAKCGRIDKARRMFDEIGSGRNLCCWNTMIMGLAIHGRWKEGLELFDKMLTCGTVPDDITFVGVLLACTHGGLLAHGRKLFESMERDFATTPKLEHYGCMVDLLGRAGELKEAYALIKSMPMKPDAVIWGTLLGACSFHGSVYLAEKAAESLFDLEPWNAGNYVILANIYASTGQWDGVAKVRKLMKCNQITKAAGYSVIEENGCLHKFIVEDRSHPRSNEIYELLNEISAKMKLLGCAMNFDLDVENDCIMEGQL; this is translated from the exons ATGGACCATCTAAAGCAAATACAAGCTCATACTCTTAGAAATGGCATTGACCACACAAAATTTCTCATTACCAAGCTACTTCAAATTCCTAACATCCCTTATGCTCAGGCACTGTTCGATCTTATTCCCAAACCAAGTGGTTTCCTCTATAACAAACTCATCCAAGCTTATTCCTCTCATGGACCTTTTGAGCACTGTTTCTCCCTTTACAAGCGGATGCGCCAAGAAAACTGCCCACCGAACCCACATACTTTCACCTTTCTCTTCACTGCCTGTGCTTCGCTCTCCTCATTCCCACAAGGCCAAATGCTCCATACCCAGTTCATAAAATTTGAGTTGGAGTATGATCAGTTTATCTTGACAGCTATGATTGACATGTATGCAAAATCAGGCTTATTAGGCTCAGCACGCCAGGTGTTTGATGAAATGAGTAACAGAGATATACCCTCTTGGAACTCAATGATTACGAGTTATGCGAGATGCGGGAAGTTGGTGGAAGCAAGAGAATTGTTTGCGTTGATGCCTTCAAGGAATGTGGTTTCTTGGACTGGTTTGATATCTGGTTATTCTCAGAATGGACAGTATGAGGAGGCCCTTGCATTGTTTAcagagatgatggagaagaaggaTGCATGGCCAAATTTTGTGACCATAGCAAGTGTCCTTCCTGCTTGTGCTAACCTTGGGGCGATGGAGATAGGTGAGAAGATTGAAGCATATGCTAGAGAGAATGGgttcatgaaaaatatttttgtgaGTCATGGGTTGTTGGAGATGTATGCGAAGTGTGGTAGAATAGATAAAGCAAGAAGGATGTTTGATGAGATTGGTAGTGGAAGGAATTTGTGTTGTTGGAATACAATGATCATGGGCTTGGCCATCCATGGTAGGTGGAAAGAGGGTCTAGAGCTATTTGACAAAATGCTG ACATGTGGGACTGTACCAGATGACATTACATTCGTGGGAGTCCTGTTGGCATGCACTCATGGAGGCTTGCTTGCACATGGACGAAAATTATTTGAATCCATGGAGAGAGACTTCGCTACTACTCCGAAATTGGAACACTATGGGTGCATGGTTGATCTCTTGGGCCGTGCTGGGGAGTTGAAAGAAGCTTATGCCCTGATAAAGAGCATGCCAATGAAGCCTGATGCAGTGATATGGGGGACTCTTTTGGGGGCTTGTAGTTTCCATGGTTCTGTTTATCTGGCTGAAAAAGCGGCAGAGTCTCTCTTTGATCTTGAGCCATGGAATGCAGGGAACTATGTGATCCTTGCAAATATATATGCATCAACTGGTCAATGGGATGGCGTTGCAAAAGTGAGGAAGCTTATGAAGTGCAACCAAATTACAAAGGCAGCAGGATATAGTGTAATTGAAGAGAATGGATGCCTTCACAAGTTTATTGTGGAGGATAGATCACATCCAAGATCAAATGAGATTTATGAACTGTTAAATGAGATTTCAGCAAAGATGAAGCTACTTGGGTGCGCCatgaattttgatttggatgTTGAGAATGACTGTATAATGGAAGGCCAACTCTAG